A genomic stretch from Elusimicrobiota bacterium includes:
- the mtgA gene encoding monofunctional biosynthetic peptidoglycan transglycosylase — translation MTRRRREPLSKPFVLAFAVLAVVSAFYLSSLPEVEYLRRENPKTTAFMERYKERERSKGRRPALRWSWTPISAMSPDLVHAVLISEDDMFYQHKGVDWDSVREAARYNWEKGRFARGASTITQQLARNLYLSPSKNPLRKVKEFLIARRLEDHLSKRRILELYLNVAEWGPGIYGAAEASRAYYGKEPGALGPDEAAALAAALPSPRRLNPARPAGPKLLQRRQVILERMRGAGYLPSQTDPPASELSPSLPAIPSGESRGSKQSGNPL, via the coding sequence GTGACCCGGCGCCGACGCGAGCCGCTCTCGAAGCCCTTCGTCCTCGCGTTCGCCGTCCTCGCCGTCGTCTCCGCCTTCTACCTCTCGTCTTTGCCCGAGGTCGAATACCTGCGCCGGGAGAACCCGAAGACCACCGCCTTCATGGAGCGCTACAAAGAGCGCGAGCGCTCCAAGGGCCGCCGCCCCGCCCTGCGCTGGAGCTGGACGCCGATCTCGGCGATGTCGCCGGACCTCGTGCACGCCGTCCTCATCTCGGAGGACGACATGTTCTACCAGCACAAGGGCGTGGACTGGGACTCCGTGCGCGAGGCCGCCCGCTACAACTGGGAGAAGGGCCGCTTCGCCCGGGGAGCCTCGACGATCACCCAGCAGCTGGCGCGCAACCTCTACCTCTCGCCCTCGAAGAACCCCCTGCGCAAGGTCAAGGAGTTCCTCATCGCCCGGCGCCTGGAGGACCACCTCTCCAAGCGGCGCATCCTCGAGCTCTACCTGAACGTGGCCGAGTGGGGCCCCGGGATCTACGGGGCGGCCGAGGCCAGCCGCGCCTACTACGGGAAGGAGCCCGGGGCGCTCGGCCCCGACGAAGCGGCGGCCCTCGCGGCCGCGCTCCCGAGCCCCCGGCGCCTGAACCCCGCCCGGCCGGCCGGCCCCAAGCTCCTCCAGCGCCGCCAGGTCATCCTCGAGCGCATGCGCGGCGCCGGCTACCTTCCCTCCCAGACCGACCCCCCCGCCTCCGAGCTCTCCCCCTCCCTGCCGGCGATCCCCAGCGGGGAGTCCAGGGGAAGCAAGCAGAGCGGGAATCCCCTCTAA
- a CDS encoding HD domain-containing phosphohydrolase, with protein MATALLGFLCAVLLAALWWALSEVYRLRVTRAGPVPSAGARIPIERFDQLLTMLLALHEYGVSRTGDVSHEEFCGLFLEKACALAGSTRGTVMLLDEENGTLSIAAAKNLPRSTNALRLKPGEGLAGRAIASGRPIFLPEPRKDPRFLIGPEGAPPEPILSVPLMLKGKAIGVLNIHDTAARLGADDSTLRALALLAGEAAAVLHHQQRYDSLQSFYLEMVQTLARAVDARDQYAQDRVERSRTWARELARELGLPEQMERYVEFATMLQGVGKIGIDQAILSKPGKLTPEEFEQIKKHTTIGYRMLAPVKFLGPVAQMVLYHQEWYNGRGYPEGLKGEEIPLGSRIVAVINAWEAMNADRPYRKRLPRETALAELQKCAGTQFDPQVVAAFTRLEARTHEEEQAAAAAKAAEAPKD; from the coding sequence ATGGCCACGGCCCTTCTCGGCTTCCTCTGCGCCGTCCTGCTGGCCGCGCTGTGGTGGGCGCTCTCGGAGGTCTACCGCCTGCGCGTGACCCGCGCCGGACCCGTCCCCTCGGCGGGAGCGCGCATCCCCATCGAGCGCTTCGACCAGCTCCTGACGATGCTGCTGGCCCTCCACGAGTACGGCGTCTCGCGCACCGGCGACGTCTCCCACGAGGAGTTCTGCGGGCTCTTCCTCGAGAAGGCCTGCGCGCTCGCCGGCTCGACGCGGGGCACGGTGATGCTCCTCGACGAGGAGAACGGCACCCTCTCCATCGCGGCGGCGAAGAACCTCCCCCGCTCCACCAACGCCCTGCGCCTGAAGCCCGGCGAGGGCCTCGCCGGCCGCGCCATCGCCTCCGGCCGCCCCATCTTCCTGCCTGAGCCGCGCAAGGACCCGCGCTTCCTCATCGGCCCCGAGGGCGCTCCGCCCGAGCCCATCCTCTCGGTGCCGCTCATGCTCAAGGGCAAGGCCATCGGCGTGCTCAACATCCACGACACCGCCGCCCGGCTCGGCGCCGACGACTCGACTCTGCGCGCGCTCGCGCTGCTCGCCGGCGAGGCGGCCGCGGTGCTCCACCACCAGCAGCGCTACGACAGCCTCCAGTCCTTCTACCTCGAGATGGTGCAGACCCTCGCCCGCGCCGTCGACGCCCGCGACCAGTACGCGCAGGACCGCGTCGAGCGTTCCCGGACCTGGGCCCGGGAGCTCGCCCGCGAGCTCGGCCTGCCCGAGCAGATGGAGCGCTACGTCGAGTTCGCCACGATGCTGCAGGGCGTCGGCAAGATCGGCATCGACCAGGCCATCCTCTCGAAGCCCGGCAAGCTCACCCCCGAGGAGTTCGAGCAGATCAAGAAGCACACGACCATCGGCTACCGCATGCTCGCGCCGGTCAAGTTCCTCGGCCCCGTCGCGCAGATGGTGCTCTACCACCAGGAGTGGTACAACGGCCGCGGCTACCCCGAGGGTCTCAAGGGCGAGGAGATCCCGCTCGGCTCGCGCATCGTGGCCGTCATCAACGCCTGGGAGGCGATGAACGCCGACCGCCCCTACCGCAAACGCCTGCCCCGCGAGACGGCGCTCGCCGAGCTCCAGAAGTGCGCGGGCACCCAGTTCGACCCTCAGGTCGTCGCCGCCTTCACCCGCCTCGAGGCCCGCACGCACGAGGAAGAGCAGGCCGCCGCCGCGGCGAAGGCCGCCGAAGCCCCGAAGGATTGA
- the rsmI gene encoding 16S rRNA (cytidine(1402)-2'-O)-methyltransferase: MLYIVPTPIGNLEDVTLRTLTTLGAVKAVYCEDTRRTRILLERHGIAKPLVRYNEHDERSVSALLERLAAGDDLALVSDSGTPVLSDPGSRAVARARAAGIPVTALPGPSAVACAVSGSGLPGDSFVFLGFLPRSAGRRRRALAEAAKLGRTLVVYESPFRVLDLLRQAEEALGPDAQAVCARELSKVHEEYLRGTVREVRAALEARGGAPGEYVVLFHPGASPDAPAKESDED; encoded by the coding sequence ATGCTCTACATCGTGCCCACCCCCATCGGCAACCTCGAGGACGTCACCCTGAGGACGCTCACGACCCTCGGCGCCGTGAAGGCCGTCTACTGCGAGGACACGCGCCGCACGCGCATCCTCCTCGAGCGCCACGGCATCGCGAAGCCCCTGGTGCGCTACAACGAGCACGACGAGCGCAGCGTCTCGGCGCTCCTCGAGCGCCTCGCGGCCGGCGACGACCTCGCCCTGGTCTCCGACTCCGGCACCCCCGTGCTCTCCGACCCGGGCTCGCGCGCCGTCGCCCGCGCCCGCGCGGCCGGGATCCCCGTCACCGCGCTGCCCGGCCCCAGCGCCGTGGCCTGCGCGGTGAGCGGCTCGGGCCTGCCCGGAGACTCCTTCGTCTTCCTGGGCTTTCTGCCCCGCTCGGCGGGCCGGCGCCGCCGCGCGCTGGCCGAGGCGGCGAAGCTCGGGCGCACCCTCGTCGTCTACGAATCCCCATTCCGCGTGCTCGACCTCCTGCGCCAGGCCGAGGAGGCGCTCGGCCCCGACGCCCAGGCGGTCTGCGCGCGCGAGCTCAGCAAGGTCCACGAGGAGTACCTGCGCGGGACCGTCCGGGAGGTGCGCGCGGCGCTCGAGGCCCGCGGCGGAGCGCCCGGCGAGTACGTCGTGCTCTTCCATCCCGGCGCCTCGCCCGACGCGCCGGCGAAGGAGTCCGATGAAGACTAG
- a CDS encoding L-threonylcarbamoyladenylate synthase yields MKTRIVPLATAPEPELLRELAGALQQGRLFVFPTDTVYGLGTTGLIRAAVRRIYDAKGRDAMKPLPVLIHSTDEARRWAEWTPAAEALARRFWPGALTLVLRPTLEGRRLTTSEQPTVAFRVPGHPLLRELIEASGVPWASTSANRSGRPAIADGAQAAAEFDGRADFILDGGRTGGLESTVVDATGSPRVLREGAIPSADILRSA; encoded by the coding sequence ATGAAGACTAGGATCGTCCCCCTGGCGACGGCCCCCGAGCCGGAGCTCCTGCGCGAGCTCGCGGGCGCCCTCCAGCAGGGACGCCTGTTCGTCTTCCCGACGGACACGGTCTACGGGCTCGGCACCACCGGACTCATCCGCGCCGCCGTGCGGCGCATCTACGACGCCAAGGGGCGCGACGCTATGAAGCCCCTGCCGGTTTTGATACATTCCACCGACGAGGCCCGCCGCTGGGCCGAGTGGACGCCGGCGGCGGAGGCCCTGGCCCGGCGGTTCTGGCCCGGGGCCCTGACGCTGGTCCTGCGCCCCACCCTCGAGGGGCGCCGGCTCACCACCTCGGAGCAGCCGACGGTCGCGTTCCGGGTGCCGGGCCACCCCCTGCTGCGCGAGCTCATCGAGGCCTCGGGCGTGCCCTGGGCGAGCACGAGCGCGAACCGCTCGGGACGGCCGGCCATCGCGGACGGGGCGCAGGCCGCCGCGGAGTTCGACGGTCGGGCCGATTTCATCCTGGACGGAGGCCGCACCGGGGGCCTGGAGTCCACGGTGGTGGACGCGACCGGCTCGCCGCGCGTGCTGCGCGAGGGCGCGATCCCGTCCGCCGACATCTTGAGGAGCGCATGA
- a CDS encoding low molecular weight protein arginine phosphatase translates to MKVLFVCTGNSCRSPMAEYLFNHHARLRDLQGWTARSAGTAAERHFGLSSGARVALTEKGILKIDHVPQLVTRDLMAWADLVLVMAQAHREVLADRFPEHQTKTHLFLDRAGLGARDVADPIGGSDDQYRRTRDEIEAGILAVLEKESHGKPEQARP, encoded by the coding sequence ATGAAAGTCCTTTTCGTCTGCACCGGCAACAGCTGCCGCAGCCCGATGGCGGAATACCTCTTCAACCACCATGCCCGTCTGCGCGACCTGCAGGGCTGGACCGCCCGCTCGGCCGGCACGGCCGCGGAGCGGCACTTCGGCCTCTCGAGCGGGGCCCGGGTGGCCCTCACCGAGAAGGGCATCCTGAAGATCGACCACGTGCCCCAGCTCGTGACGCGGGACCTCATGGCCTGGGCCGACCTCGTGCTCGTCATGGCGCAGGCGCACCGCGAGGTCCTCGCGGACCGCTTCCCCGAGCACCAGACGAAGACCCACCTCTTTCTGGACCGCGCCGGTCTCGGCGCGCGCGACGTCGCCGACCCCATCGGCGGGAGCGACGACCAGTACCGCCGCACCCGCGACGAGATCGAGGCCGGCATATTGGCCGTATTGGAGAAGGAATCCCATGGAAAACCTGAGCAAGCAAGACCCTGA
- the glyA gene encoding serine hydroxymethyltransferase, which translates to MENLSKQDPDLYKAISAEERRQAENLELIASENYVSPSVLEAQGSVLTNKYAEGYPGKRYYGGCEHVDVVESIAIERAKKLFAAEHANVQPHSGTTANIGVYLSVLKPGDTVMGLNLAHGGHLSHGHPLNFSGLYFKIVSMNVRKDDELLDYEEAENLVAQHKPKMILAGASNYSRVFDWERLKNMADSVGAYFVTDIAHYAGLIAAGVYPSPVPHADFVTTTTHKTLRGPRGGMVLCREPHAKALDRTMFPGIQGGPLMHVIAAKAACFGEALKPEFKAYQRQVVANARRLAKGLQDRGLRIVSGGTDCHLFSVDLRPKNCTGKDAEIALDKAGITVNKNAIPYDPQKPFIASGVRIGTPAVTTRGMGEGEMDAIADLIDEALSRRAEDSGLAEVRRKVRALTARFPVPTDKQGVAGAAR; encoded by the coding sequence ATGGAAAACCTGAGCAAGCAAGACCCTGACCTCTACAAGGCGATCTCCGCCGAGGAGCGCCGCCAGGCGGAGAACCTCGAGCTCATCGCCTCCGAGAACTACGTCTCGCCCTCCGTCCTCGAGGCGCAGGGCTCGGTCCTCACCAACAAGTACGCCGAGGGCTATCCGGGCAAGCGCTACTACGGCGGCTGCGAGCACGTGGACGTCGTCGAGTCCATCGCCATCGAGCGCGCCAAGAAGCTCTTCGCCGCCGAGCACGCCAACGTCCAGCCCCACTCGGGCACGACGGCGAACATCGGCGTCTACCTCTCGGTGCTCAAGCCCGGCGACACCGTCATGGGCCTCAACCTCGCCCACGGCGGGCACCTCTCGCACGGCCACCCGCTGAACTTCTCCGGCCTCTACTTCAAGATCGTCTCGATGAACGTGCGCAAGGACGACGAGCTCCTCGACTACGAGGAAGCCGAGAACCTCGTCGCCCAGCACAAGCCGAAGATGATCCTCGCCGGCGCCTCCAACTACTCGCGCGTCTTCGACTGGGAGCGCCTCAAGAACATGGCCGACTCCGTCGGGGCCTACTTCGTCACCGACATCGCCCACTACGCGGGGCTCATCGCCGCCGGCGTCTACCCCTCGCCGGTGCCGCACGCCGACTTCGTCACCACGACGACCCACAAGACCCTGCGCGGTCCGCGCGGCGGCATGGTCCTCTGCCGCGAGCCGCACGCCAAGGCGCTCGACCGCACGATGTTCCCCGGCATCCAGGGCGGCCCGCTCATGCACGTCATCGCCGCCAAGGCCGCCTGCTTCGGCGAGGCGCTCAAGCCCGAGTTCAAGGCGTACCAGCGCCAGGTCGTCGCCAACGCCCGGCGCCTGGCCAAGGGCCTGCAGGACCGCGGCCTGCGCATCGTCTCGGGCGGCACGGACTGCCACCTCTTCTCGGTGGACCTGCGCCCGAAGAACTGCACGGGCAAGGACGCGGAGATCGCGCTCGACAAGGCCGGCATCACGGTCAACAAGAACGCCATCCCCTACGACCCCCAGAAGCCCTTCATCGCCAGCGGCGTGCGCATCGGCACCCCCGCGGTGACGACGCGCGGGATGGGCGAGGGCGAGATGGATGCGATCGCCGACCTCATCGACGAGGCGCTCAGCCGGCGCGCCGAGGATTCCGGGCTCGCCGAGGTGCGCCGCAAGGTGCGCGCCCTGACCGCCCGCTTCCCGGTCCCGACCGACAAGCAGGGAGTCGCCGGAGCCGCGCGTTGA
- a CDS encoding response regulator encodes MIAQILLVDDDEGVRSSLKALLESWHHRVLEAEDGAQAFAVADKEVPHLILMDVVMGNLYGTSALERLRENPRTAKIPIILMSGTADKRALGVKEGKNMRFMKKPLDPKELEKVLRELLPEGGYTP; translated from the coding sequence TTGATCGCGCAGATCCTCCTCGTCGACGACGACGAGGGCGTCCGCTCGTCGCTCAAGGCCCTGCTGGAATCCTGGCACCACCGGGTCCTCGAGGCCGAGGACGGGGCGCAGGCGTTCGCGGTCGCCGACAAGGAGGTCCCGCACCTCATCCTCATGGACGTGGTGATGGGCAACCTCTACGGCACCTCGGCGCTCGAGCGCCTGCGCGAGAACCCGCGCACCGCGAAGATCCCCATCATCCTCATGAGCGGGACCGCGGACAAGCGCGCGCTGGGCGTGAAGGAAGGGAAGAACATGCGCTTCATGAAGAAGCCGCTCGACCCCAAGGAGCTCGAGAAGGTCCTCCGCGAGCTCCTGCCGGAAGGCGGCTACACGCCGTAA
- the mtnP gene encoding S-methyl-5'-thioadenosine phosphorylase → MAKTKVRIGIIGGSGLYHMKGISETEELRVDTPFGPPSDALMLGTVAGVRCAFLPRHGRGHTILPSEINGRANIWALKSLGVETVVAFGAVGSLREELAPGHFVVPDQIVDKTTLRRSTFFGHGVVGHVAFADPFCGGVAKVLSAAAKALDIPVHPKGTLACMEGPAFSTRAESEVNRKLGCDLIGMTVVPEAKLAREAELCYALVAMVTDYDCWKAGEEVGVEKVMAVMKANSENAQRLLSRALPELAKLPSGACACSRALEHAIMTDPAAMPKETAEQLALIIGKRIRR, encoded by the coding sequence ATGGCAAAGACAAAGGTTCGCATCGGCATTATCGGCGGCTCCGGCCTCTACCACATGAAGGGCATCTCCGAGACCGAGGAGCTCCGCGTCGACACCCCCTTCGGGCCGCCCTCGGACGCCCTCATGCTGGGGACCGTCGCGGGCGTGCGCTGCGCCTTCCTCCCCCGCCACGGCCGCGGCCACACGATCCTTCCCTCCGAGATCAACGGCCGGGCGAACATCTGGGCGCTCAAGTCGCTCGGCGTCGAGACCGTCGTCGCCTTCGGCGCGGTGGGCTCCCTGCGCGAGGAGCTCGCGCCCGGACACTTCGTCGTCCCCGACCAGATCGTCGACAAGACGACCCTGCGCCGCTCGACCTTCTTCGGGCACGGCGTCGTCGGCCACGTGGCCTTCGCCGACCCCTTCTGCGGCGGGGTCGCGAAGGTCCTGAGCGCCGCCGCGAAGGCCCTGGACATCCCCGTCCACCCGAAGGGGACGCTCGCCTGCATGGAGGGCCCGGCCTTCTCCACGCGCGCCGAGTCCGAGGTCAACCGCAAGCTCGGCTGCGACCTCATCGGGATGACGGTCGTCCCCGAGGCGAAGCTCGCCCGCGAGGCCGAGCTCTGCTATGCCCTCGTCGCCATGGTCACCGACTACGACTGCTGGAAGGCCGGCGAAGAGGTCGGCGTCGAGAAGGTCATGGCGGTCATGAAGGCCAACTCGGAGAACGCCCAGCGCCTGCTCTCGCGCGCCCTGCCGGAGCTCGCGAAGCTCCCCTCGGGCGCCTGCGCCTGCAGCCGCGCGCTGGAGCACGCGATCATGACGGACCCCGCGGCGATGCCGAAGGAGACCGCGGAACAGCTCGCCCTCATCATCGGGAAGCGCATCCGGAGGTAG
- the cdd gene encoding cytidine deaminase — MAKPLTKVYRRLVEAAKLARKRAYAPYSHYPVGAAVLTESGRIFCGANVENASYGLSICAERVAIFNAVVRGEKVLKAVCVAGRSARPCGACRQVMVEFSGKETDLLLVDLDPNQGRDSVKKTRVFAMLPGAFDPLDSGLLPQHPQNLLRHRKTAAKKRRRPTQRKEA; from the coding sequence ATGGCCAAACCCCTCACGAAGGTGTACCGGCGGCTCGTCGAGGCCGCCAAGCTCGCGCGCAAGCGGGCCTACGCCCCGTACTCGCACTACCCGGTCGGGGCCGCGGTGCTCACCGAGTCGGGCCGCATCTTCTGCGGCGCGAACGTCGAGAACGCGTCCTACGGCCTGAGCATCTGCGCCGAGCGCGTCGCCATCTTCAACGCCGTCGTGCGCGGCGAGAAGGTGCTCAAGGCCGTCTGCGTGGCCGGCCGCTCGGCCCGCCCCTGCGGCGCCTGCCGCCAGGTCATGGTCGAGTTCAGCGGCAAGGAGACCGACCTCCTGCTCGTGGACCTCGACCCCAACCAGGGCCGGGACTCCGTGAAGAAGACCCGCGTCTTCGCGATGCTGCCCGGGGCCTTCGACCCGCTCGACTCCGGCCTGCTGCCCCAGCACCCCCAGAACCTGCTGCGCCACCGCAAGACCGCCGCGAAGAAGCGCCGCCGCCCGACGCAACGCAAGGAGGCTTGA
- a CDS encoding biotin/lipoyl-containing protein: MKLLEDVLRWARGTDLAEVEFRRDGDGLGFRLEGAALNPPPLPSCSLVPVRSPGVGLYRAGALGKAGAVLEGRAVAEGESLGQVEALGKAEPVKAPCAGKLVSPQVEDGKPVQYGQALFFIEP; this comes from the coding sequence ATGAAACTGCTCGAAGACGTACTGCGCTGGGCGCGGGGCACCGACCTCGCCGAGGTGGAGTTCCGCCGCGACGGCGACGGTCTCGGCTTCCGCCTCGAAGGCGCGGCCCTCAACCCGCCGCCGCTGCCCTCCTGCTCGCTCGTCCCCGTGCGCTCGCCGGGCGTCGGTCTCTATCGCGCCGGCGCGCTCGGGAAGGCCGGCGCCGTGCTGGAAGGCCGCGCGGTCGCCGAAGGCGAGAGTCTCGGCCAGGTCGAGGCGCTCGGCAAGGCCGAACCCGTGAAGGCCCCCTGCGCCGGAAAGCTCGTCTCCCCGCAGGTCGAGGACGGAAAGCCCGTCCAGTACGGCCAGGCGCTCTTCTTCATCGAGCCCTAG